The Magnolia sinica isolate HGM2019 chromosome 9, MsV1, whole genome shotgun sequence sequence agattggatgtcaaataaacagtacagtggtccttaggatgattttaatggtggatatccaatcactattgttttccaatggtgtggtccacctgatatttatatttctataatgtttggtatcaagccctaaaatgatctgtaaaaatggatgaatcacatacatcatggtggggcccacagagaaccgaccaccaaccacggggctggtggcagggggagtatccaatccgttccCACAAAGTAGGGGTGTGAGTGGGCCAGGCTCTGGCacgaaaaatcagaatttttaatagCAGCCGGCCCAAAACAGTTTAAAATCCGGGCCGAGATGTATCCCTGACCCGGACCGTTGACAGCCCTACGACGAGGACACCCACCTAATGCGGAATACGTACGGTCCTTTATGGGCTccacatatgttttatccacgccttccattcatttttccatattatcttCCCGCATGAGCccaggcatatccaaatctcaagtggaccacaccataagaaacagtgggtgtttaaagctcaccattaaaaacttcttttaagTCCTAATCAagatgttggatggaaaacaaacattgtggtgggcattacagtgggcctaggaagtgTATAAAAAAAAGTCTTGCAAACCTAAGTGggccactgggatgtttgtgagaaatccacctgtccatccattttgtgagcttatttcAGAACTTGATAGTAGcaggatccaagattcaagtgggccacacaaaagtaAAAGTTAGGTACCGAAATTTCTACAGTTGGAGGGGTGggcgacagtgatgtttacatgccattcatgAGGTTCATAATATCATTTCTACATGGATTAACTGAATACACGAAtgttagcctgattcaaaacttatgtggccccatgaatatttcaaccgtggaagtTCAACCCTCaggttttcggcccacttgagtattggatccggctcatttttggcatcacatgctaaaatgagataaaaaaacggatgaacggagtgggtttctcataaacatcacagtgggcctcacctagttTCCCGAGCAGGAAATTCCTGCCATGGCCCgcttttcgcaggaaatccgctaACCGAATTTGGAAACCGTACTGTTGGGAAACCGAGTGTAAAGCTATTCCCTTTGTTTATGTAAATACCCGTGATCGCTTTCTCTTCCTTTGATGACTACTCTTATGAGCGGCTCTCGTATTTCATACGGATCGGTCTTAATTAACAGTAGTAAAGCCTCTTAAATTTTTGTCTATAAATAAAGCTCAAGCTTTCTGTTACTACACAAACTCCCACACCCATCCATTATTAACTAATggctctcctcttttcttccaaaaacccatcatttctcattctcttctttttatcatctcttctctttctcaaTACTCAACAATGCAACCGTCATCACTTCTCTGCTTTCCTACACCTCAAGCATGGTTTTAATTTCACTGCTTCCACCCTCTCTACACTCCCTTCTTGGAATTCAAACAATACCGATTGCTGCTTTTGGGAAGGCATCACGTGTGATGAAGCCACTGGTCACGTGATCAGCCTCGATCTCAGTGAGCTCTATATCCATGGTCGGATTGATTTCGAATGCCTCTTTCGCCTTCGGAGCCTGCAGAGGCTCAACCTTGCTTACAATGAGTTTGATCCCTCTCCATTCCCTTAtgggtttgaccagctcaccagtttgacccatctcaacctctctcACTTATCCTTTTATGGCCAAATCCCACTGGAAATCTCCCGCTTGACCACTTTGGTTTCTCTCGATCTCTCTTACAATTCATATTGGAATGGTTCATCCTTTGaagacctgaaactcgaaaacccaagcaTTGGAGCAGTcgtccaaaacctgtccaatttGAGTGAACTCTATCTGGACGGGGTAGACATCTTACTGCAGGGCCAGACTTTAGATTTGCCACTCCCTCCTCTCCGCAAGTTGAGCTTACGATATTGTCTTCTTTCAGGTTCCAtctattcttccctttcacacctccatttcttatctgaactcgacctcagtTATAACAATCTCTCCTCCgcagtgcccagcttcccagGGAGCCTCCGCAAGTTAATCTTACAAGATTGTGATATTTCAGGCTCCAtctattcttccctttcacagctccatttcttatctgaactcgacctcagctaTACCAATAtctcctctgcagtgcccagcTTCCCAAGGAGTCTCCGCAAGTTGATCTTACGAGGTTGTGACCTTTCAGGCtccatcttttcttccctttcacagctccatttcttatctgaactcgacctcagcaATACCAATCTCTCGTCTGCAGTACCCAATTTCATAGGGAACTTGTCCTCCTTGACGTCCCTGCTCCTTCCAGATTGTGGATTGCATGGAAAATTCCCTGACAGTGTTTTCCAGCTGCCAAACATACAAATCCTTGACATTTCGAGAAATCCACTTCTGACCAGCTATTTGCCAGAATTCCCTCCAAACAATACTCTACAGAAATTGATCCTTTCAGGCGCAGGGTTTTCAGGAAAGATACCAGATTCAGTCAGTAATCTCAAATTCTTGAGTAAATTAGACCTCAGCAATTGCAACTTGTCAGGATCATTACCATCCTCACTTTCAAAGCTTACCAAACTTCAATCCTTGGATCTTTCACACAATAGATTGAGCGGTCCAATTCCTTCTTCCTATGGAAATGAGCTTCAGAATCTCAAAGAGATAAGCTTATGGAATAATTCGCTTAATGggaccattccatcatcattgttttcactcCCATCATTACATGCACTGGACCTCACAAGTAATCAACTTAGTGGTCAACTTGGTGAGTTCCACAATGCCTCTTCTTCACAGCTGGAGTACATCCATTTGGGTGACAATCAATTGCAGGGGATGATACCGAGATTTATCTTTCAACTTACCAAGCTTCAAATACTTTTTGTTTCTTTCAATAATTTCAGTGGTGTTGTAGAGCTAGGCTTATTTCAAAACCTCaaaaaactttactttctgggtcTTTCAGATAACAACTTGTCGGTCCAATATGGCAATGGTAATTCCACATTTGTTTCCATCCCTCTGATTGAATCTTTGTTGTTACGTTCTTGCAACATCAGCACATTTCCAAATTTCTTGAGAAACCAAGAGCAGTTGTGGCAATTGGACCTTTCCAACAATAAAATTAGCGGTGAAATACCTAAATGGATATGGAAAGTTGGCAATGGGTCTTTACACTATTTAAATCTTTCGCACAATCTTCTACAGGGAATAGAACCATCTCCCCATCTTTCGTTGAGTGACTTCAGTGTTCTGGACATCAGCTCCAACAAGCTAGAAGGCTCACTTCCTATCCCACCATCCtccatctttttcttttcagtttcaaACAATAACCTCAGTGGAGAAATCCCTCGATCAGTTTGCAATGCAACATCCCTAATAGTCCTTGATTTATCTCACAATTACTTCATTGGTCAGATTCCACCATGTTTGGGTGAGATTGGTGATAGCCTTAGTGTGTTGAATCTTCAAGAAAATGCTTTCAATGGCACCTTACTTCAGACATTTAAAGAGGGATGTAAAATACAAACGCTTGATCTCAGTGGGAATCAATTAGAGGGACAAGTGCCAAGGTCTTTGGCCAATTGCAAAATGTTGGAGGTATTAAACCttggaaacaatcaaataaatGACTCCTTTCCATCATGGATAGCAGCTTTGCCCCTTTTGCGCATTCTTGTCTTAAAATCCAACAAATTTCATGGCTCCATTATACTTCCACAAACAAATCAAAGCTTCCCAATGTTGCAGATCATTGACCTCTCTTCTAATAGTTTCATGGGTGGTTTGCCATCAAATATGTTTGAGAATTTGAAGGCAATGATGGATGAAGACAAATCTCAATCTTTCCTTCATAGAACCCTACCTGGACCAAGGGAAATGGTGTTCTATCAAGATACGGTGACAGTAATGATCAAAGGACTAGACAGGGAACTCACCAAGATCCTATCCATCTTCACAACAGTTGATCTCTCAAACAACTATTTTCAGGGGGATATTCCAAAATCTATAGGGTTTCTCAAGTCGCTACATCTACTCAATATGTCGCACAACGGTTTCACGGGccaaattccaacatcacttgagAATCTAGCGGTGCTTGAGTCATTGGATCTCTCACAAAACAATATCTCAGGGGAGATTCCTTGGCAGCTGACAAAGCTAACATTCCTCTCGGTATTGAACTTTTCACAAAACCACCTTGTAGGAAACATACCACAAAGTAAACAGTTTTCTACATTTACAAATGAATCATTCCAAGAAAATCCAGGATTATGTGGTCCTCCACTATCAAAGAAATGCCAAGATGTCGAGGGTGCACCATCGTCCGCTCCGTTAGCACTGCAATCTGAAAGGAAATACGATTGGGAACTGATGTGTATAGGATTTGGAGTTGGATATGGAGTAGGTGTGGGGATGCTTTTCTGGACTCTAGCACTTTCGAGGAAGGGAAGGAGAGAATTTTATATATTTGTTGATAGAATGCTTGCTTTGATTTTTCCTTCCATGGTGTTTTCTAAATAGCAACGATGGTAAGAGGATTGGAGCTAGGGTAAGTATGTTTGTATAGTTTGTGGCTACAAGAAAAATGTTTTAGttgttttctcctttttgtaATTTTACGTTTTTGCTTGGTCTTTATGATATGTGCTGCAGTTGTTTGTTGCATTTGCACTTGCTTGAATGGTTGTATGGAACACtttcaaattaataaaattacaggttgtgtgctcccacctttctataaataaataaataaaaaaaataaaataaaataaaaattgtctCAGCTGTCTCTTTGTTTCCAAATTTTGGCCCACCTTAGCAACAAGATAACTTAATCTATGAGCTGGGATGATCTAACCAATGTAGCCTACCTAGCcaatggtcttttttttttcccccaatggTCTAGACAAATGTGGGCTAAGCAAACATTCAAAAGAAGATAAGTGGCATTTtatgtatatttttatattttgtgtTTTTAGTCACCTTTTCACATTTATGTATGTGGAGTGTAAGAGTTATCACTTGTTACCACTTGGCGATTTTTAAGTTGGACTTTTGTGATGCCAAAAAAAAGTGTGGAAATCATCATTTGCTCTCAAGGCACCATAACATGCAGTTTTCTACTTGCAAGGGGACACTTGGCCAGTCCAACCAAGCATTATGGACTGTGCATTATGTCCATAACACATTTCTTAGGCCACCACAGAAAAATCCCACCAATAAGATGATTCATACCATCTGAACAATAACTATTTAGTGGACAATGAACAAAATTTATGGGAAAGTAGGCCTATTCAGCAgtgagccatccatctgtttggccCATCATCTATTGCTTATGGTTCTAAAGAATCAATTTTatcagaaaatcctaaccatctcatccatggtttggcaatatataaatataaaatgaacTCCCGCATAGGGATGGGTTAGATCAATATCTCAGGAGAGGTTTTTTGGCAACTGAAAAAGCTAACATTCATCTCGATATTGAACCTTTTATAAAATCACCTTGTGATCATATCACAAATTAAATAGTTTTTTATAATTACAAATGAATCATTCCAAAGAAATTAGGGATTATGTGGATCTCCACTATCGAGAAAATGCATTGCACCACCATCAGTGATACCAACCAAACTTTGAAAACTCACAAATTCAGAGTTGGACTGAAAATTTATGTGGATAGGATTTGAAGTCAAATATGGAGTAGGAATGAGAGTTCTTTTATGGACTCTTTAACATTATGGGCAAAGGGAAGGAAAGAACACAATAAATTTATAGGTAAGATACTTTCATTGACTTTTTTTTCCTCTACAATATTTGCTCTAAAGCGATGATATTTAAGTTCTGATTGATCATGGCTTCTAGCTTGTCCAAGAAATTTAAGTTCCGATTGATCATGGCTTCTAGCTTGTCCAAGAAATGTTTAGGTATGTATGCTGTTGGATTGAGGTGGTTGGGTTTGTTTGGTTTAGACTTGTCtttgtttggatttttatttatttttatttttttgtataggATTATTGTAAATGGTTGTTTTCAATATCAATAAAATTAAAGGgagtgtgctcccacctttctgtaaaaaaagaataaatgaaaaaaaaaaaaaaaagaagcgtcCTAACTGATGCAGAGAGATAAATTATTTAGCTTATTTTTCATTCTGAATGCTTGTGTCCAAACGCTTAACTCTACACACACCTTAGCTAGCATAAGGGATAAGGAAGAGTGTTAATTGATGTATCAAATATATACCCAAGTAGTTGTTGGTGGTTACAAATCATACTTTTTCTATCCCATTTACAATCTCACGTCCATCAACTttcaagagctttgctaagcccacatgcacgtgcaacaaagctcatgtacatgccataaTGCCAGCATAGAATGATGAagccaaaatccaatccatccattagaaagtCAACACCATATTCATtccctagcccaaaaatcaggttgatctactTTTAAGGGGCCACATGcttagtggaccagatttattttaggAAAACATGTAATCCGTCAGACCAACCTAATGGATGTACTGGATCTCACACCCGTATCTCATGTTACAACATGTGTTATGAGCTTATTGCATAGATACGTGGGCTCAATAAATAGGACCAATTGCAAATCATGGGCACTTTTCAAAGGGAAAGCGTCCAAAAATAAAAGGTATTCTTGCTTTTCTCATAGTTTGGAACTCTGAATTTCACACCTCCCTTACATTTAAGAATTTATATAGCTAAAGTGACAATGTATATGGCACCCATCCCTAGCAAGGTAGGCCCTAACCTAAagattatcaagtgggccacacttgtactattgagtaaatttttttaatcatataTAGTTTTCTACAGTGTTGCCAACTGGTGAATGGATATGCATGATTTTCATGCATGCCTTTAAGGTGGGCCTAAAGCAAGCTCGAACAACAATTAAGACAATTAAGCTCTATGACCATTATTTTGTGTGCCTGATATTCAGCATTAAGTATGCCTgaaattttagggcataagacaaATATTCATCTCCATCCACAACTGAGTTGGGCCTAAACACAAGAAATAATGCAAgaggggatgccaaccataggttatgTGTGTGGCCTAAATGGTGTGTATAttctatccaatccgttcatcaaatTACTCTAAATAGGATGAATAGATAATATTCCAAgagtcatcttgatccaaaacgcATGCAGACCACACAATTTTTACATAGAAATTTTAGGCATGGTTTTACATTGTTACTAAGAGTCTAGTCTACAGGAGTGGTCGCATGTCCCACAAGAAATTCGGTGGTCGAGATGGAATACAAGTGTTTTACCCGTTGCATGTAACAGGTGGAAGTCTTGTATGTTTTGGTGTGAGTGCGGGATATATGCATTTGACCTTGGCCGGGCTACTCATATTAATTTCTTAAAAGGACAAAAGCACCTCTGTCACGTTACTGAAACTTCATACCTGTAAAACTAGTGGCTATACCACGAGGATCACTTGAAGAAAAAGTTAGAATAACCCATCACTAGATGGGACATATATACACATAGATTGATTTGGACCACTGGCGCGTGGTTCTCTCAGTTCTACAGTAACCTACCGGATGAATAAGCCATTATGATTTTCTTGTCTAATTTTTATGATGCATCTTGCCATTACCTCTAAATCcttctttgcattttttttctttggggtttgaaattaaattttaaattttaagttaaaTATATACAATGAAAGATAcatttgtgatgtagagcgggtcgcggacagtttcatggccaagatggataaaaaaaggtccggtcgacgacagaagtgatctggaccattggaccttagatcgggcgtatcttgtaatccggaatgagttatcgaacgtaaaatatatgattttggggtagaacgagctactttagcaaaccaaccccgctacgccaggttgcacaagccggatttgtgaaatactcctggatcaacggtcgtttccctgttttaatttcgttttttctataaacagtaagttttagtttgattaaagctcttcatccgtcaggctttaggagttgcgcccaacgtgaaatgagcttagaataattagaagaacggtttggtgaagccaaataggacatgtactatttttggctgaaaaccttgcgcaccagtagacatcatgaccgtctataaatagtaagtttactatttatagtaagtcgcgatttctaggagttttagttgtagtttgattctgatttctttctcattgcttggtacctctatttaaagggttgtaaacttgtttttattcattcaataatcaatttcgaatttattagaatttatttctattttctgctttctttcctcgtggattcgaaaagtctctgtgaggagttcagagaagttccgtgcattcggaatagttatcttcttgaggaagacggtgctcgacctcatgtcctctcCTGCGTCAATTTGAAATGAGGGAGAGATCAGATAAGATGAGATAACTCTTATATCATTTAATCCCTTCAGCTTTGTGCACGTGAAGGTCTTAAGATTGTGTAAACTGTCAAATCCTGCAGGCCCACCCATTTGGACCATTCATAATTAATATGAGACCAAAGAAAATGGTTAGATTAACTGGGATCAAAATGTCTGCCAAAATACACTGATGGTGGCTTTGcccacttaaaaaaaaataataataataaaataaaataaaaataggctAGATCACTGGAAACCCAATTCAATTAGAAGGTCATCTGTTTAATTACTtatggaaaagaaaaacaaacttatCAATGGTCAAAACCATGACATCTACTCATAAATTAGACACCCAAGGTACAAATGTTAGGAGTAAATTGTTGAAAAAATATTAGGAGTAAATTGTTGAAAAAATAGTCTACTTAAGGAAAGTTTTCTAGGTGGAGTCATTCAACAAGGGTTCAACTGATTGAATTGATGGTTGGATGAACCACTAACGTAAAGGGTTCTTAATCCGGTTTAGGTCCTAAAATGTTGAGCATGATAAAAGCAAGATCCAACGGTCGTGAAGTGGTAcattttattgttgttgtttggCTCCCGTTCATATGCTATTTTCATGATGTGGAGAAGCAAACATGTATTTTTAAACCATCATTTAGATGGTAAGGACATTAAGGGCTCATTTGCATAGTACCAAGTaagtaacttaaaaaaaaaaaaagaaaaaatttatttaagtcattaaattactttttcttaattaagttagtttggttattaaattAGAATAAGTAACTTTTGAGAAAATGTACCTTCTTTATTTTAGTCCGTTATTTTTTTTATACTTCCAAAAGCAACTTATTTCCTTCTTTTAGTTTTTATTCTTCAGGTTGGTATTTGCTTAATGTATCACCAGTGGGCCCCCGCTGACGTATATGATGCTCACACGGTCCATCATTTTCAGGCCCAAACTgtggtagatttaaatctcagatgGTATTGACCAAGCACCCACCGCTGTAAGAGTACCATCCTGCCATATGTGTTAGATCATCACTGTCCATCCCTTTCGTCAGATCCTTTTGAGTGTGGGTCCAACCACGTGAGACAGTGGGTCGACCAAACATAATTTTGAGGAATCCACATTATCCATTAAATTAACCCCACCACTAACAACAGGAAGCGATGATACTCACCGATTTGCACATGCCCTGATGGCCCACCTCTCTGTACATGttatatatctatgccatccatccgcTTTCGTGACGTCCACCACCATAGCCTCCTTAGTGTCTACTGAAATGGTGCAGctggacccactgtaatgtgcTTGTTATCCGAGctaattaagtgggtcccaccagcagaaAATAATGAGGATAAAATCTCTATCATTGAAACACTCCCGGTGTCTAGTGAGTGGACCTCACAACAGAAAACTGTGGGGATTTAAACCCATACCGTTGAAACCCCCTGGCCCATGTTGCTATATGTGTTGTGTAACGAAGCTGGCCATCCccttttctttcttgttcttttcttccgAGCTCACTTTAGGGTACCACCCAAAATTGTAAGGATTAGTGTCGAGTGGACCCACACAatgagtggtccacctgaaaGGTTGGCCCAACATGTTTGGCAGTGGATGTAAGGGGTACTAAGCATACTTTAGGAATAAATACTTGTATTGTTGGAAACTAAACTTTTTAACTTTTTGTctaataagtatgttgtttaccaaccATACTTATCTCCTTAAAAAGgaaaaaccaagataagttacttgtcacatacataagtaacttatcttgagtaacttacaatccaaatgccTTGCcataggttgggttgggctttttttttttcacactcaGGCTTCCACGAAGCTGTGTTAGGTCCATATTGGGTTCAAGCTAGGCCTAGGCCTTATGTCTAAATGTTAGGCGGCCCGGCCTTTCCTTGACCTGGCCCATACCCAGTCGATTGTCATGACCTCTTTAACTCATAGTGCAGCTAGTTGCATCGATTCACTTGGATAGCCTGATCAATCAATCTAAACGGTCTGTTAGTTCAGAACACATTTCATGAGCTAATATACAAAAACTGCAgtttttggatgatccaatccatccttagtttggccttattttctatagccattctCTGTTGACAAGCCAAATGTGTGCTGGATTGGTGTACCATTAGTACATAGCCCATCAAATGTGAGTTAGacttaatgaacagtctagatcaatgcatTGACTTTTCAAGTATCCGAATCCAACTAGGGGCACTATGACTTGTAGTGCTGTCAGAGCACTGAACCATCTCTCTAAGACAATGGTACAATTTTTGTTCCGCTGCATTACCAAATTTGAAAAAGGATTAGTGTATTCGTCATAAAATCAAGggttggtatggtccacccgaaTCACAGATGGGCTGATTTTTTTGCCTTGAATAAAATTTTTTTGTGgtatctaatggatggagtagattttgtATGGTCACCATAGCGgtccctataaaaatcaagggtgaatgtcTCTCAGCCAACTGTTTtatttggcatggcccacctgaattacaagCCAATACGATGTTTTGGCTTTACACCTA is a genomic window containing:
- the LOC131255210 gene encoding receptor like protein 22-like → MSRSSYHNLQLTEVEDILLLILFLVPALHRITCDEATGHVISLDLSELYIHGRIDFECLFRLRSLQRLNLAYNEFDPSPFPYGFDQLTSLTHLNLSHLSFYGQIPLEISRLTTLVSLDLSYNSYWNGSSFEDLKLENPSIGAVVQNLSNLSELYLDGVDILLQGQTLDLPLPPLRKLSLRYCLLSGSIYSSLSHLHFLSELDLSYNNLSSAVPSFPGSLRKLILQDYCGLHGKFPDSVFQLPNIQILDISRNPLLTSYLPEFPPNNTLQKLILSGAGFSGKIPDSVSNLKFLSKLDLSNCNLSGSLPSSLSKLTKLQSLDLSHNRLSGPIPSSYGNELQNLKEISLWNNSLNGTIPSSLFSLPSLHALDLTSNQLSGQLGEFHNASSSQLEYIHLGDNQLQGMIPRFIFQLTKLQILFVSFNNFSGVVELGLFQNLKKLYFLGLSDNNLSVQYGNGNSTFVSIPLIESLLLRSCNISTFPNFLRNQEQLWQLDLSNNKISGEIPKWIWKVGNGSLHYLNLSHNLLQGIEPSPHLSLSDFSVLDISSNKLEGSLPIPPSSIFFFSVSNNNLSGEIPRSVCNATSLIVLDLSHNYFIGQIPPCLGEIGDSLSVLNLQENAFNGTLLQTFKEGCKIQTLDLSGNQLEGQVPRSLANCKMLEVLNLGNNQINDSFPSWIAALPLLRILVLKSNKFHGSIILPQTNQSFPMLQIIDLSSNSFMGGLPSNMFENLKAMMDEDKSQSFLHRTLPGPREMVFYQDTVTVMIKGLDRELTKILSIFTTVDLSNNYFQGDIPKSIGFLKSLHLLNMSHNGFTGQIPTSLENLAVLESLDLSQNNISGEIPWQLTKLTFLSVLNFSQNHLVGNIPQSKQFSTFTNESFQENPGLCGPPLSKKCQDVEGAPSSAPLALQSERKYDWELMCIGFGVGYGVGVGMLFWTLALSRKGRREFYIFVDRMLALIFPSMLFVAFALA